The following proteins are co-located in the bacterium genome:
- the lpdA gene encoding dihydrolipoyl dehydrogenase, protein MIYDIAVIGAGPGGYVAAIRAAQLGAKVVLIENDNLGGTCLNWGCIPSKATLTCAEKYNSAKKFSKFGINIENLSFDFQKVSDRKWSVVDKMRKNLTQLIKSNKIDVLFGEGCIEAQNKLKVINNSEETYVEFKKLIIASGSRPTSLPGLQIDHDFVLDTNDIIKLEKIPESVLIVGTGPSGVEWTRIFEIFGSKVTLVEMAPTLVPMCDKSISERLERIFKIKKIECYTAAKIKEITERKVTLDNGHEIKPEIIFVAAGRTPNTDIKGIELLNLSMNGRYIKTDNNLKTSADNIYAIGDVTGLVPLAHTASHQGVAAVENILLNKQANINYEAIPHIVYGNPELCSVGLREQDLVRKKIEYKVSTFPISAAGKYFIEDELEGFVKVLSSEDKILGVHIVADHGSDLIQQAAIAISNGLTVKQLQETIFAHPTYSEALYEAFLGIDNKALHLPPK, encoded by the coding sequence ATGATTTATGATATAGCTGTTATAGGTGCTGGGCCGGGAGGGTATGTTGCAGCAATTCGCGCAGCACAACTCGGAGCAAAAGTTGTACTTATAGAAAATGATAATCTTGGAGGAACATGCCTGAACTGGGGATGCATTCCGTCAAAAGCAACTTTAACCTGCGCAGAAAAATATAATTCTGCAAAAAAATTCTCAAAATTTGGTATTAATATAGAAAATTTGAGTTTTGATTTTCAAAAAGTTTCAGATAGAAAATGGTCAGTAGTTGATAAAATGAGGAAAAATCTCACACAACTGATTAAAAGCAACAAAATAGATGTTCTTTTTGGAGAAGGTTGTATTGAAGCACAAAATAAATTAAAAGTTATCAATAATTCGGAAGAAACTTATGTGGAATTCAAAAAGCTTATAATTGCATCCGGCTCAAGACCAACTTCGCTTCCCGGGCTGCAAATTGACCATGATTTTGTTCTTGATACAAATGACATTATAAAGCTTGAAAAAATCCCCGAATCTGTTTTGATTGTTGGAACAGGTCCTAGCGGAGTTGAATGGACAAGAATTTTTGAGATTTTCGGATCAAAAGTTACTCTGGTTGAAATGGCTCCAACCCTTGTTCCAATGTGTGACAAAAGTATTTCTGAAAGGCTTGAGCGGATTTTCAAAATAAAAAAAATCGAATGCTATACCGCTGCAAAAATTAAAGAAATTACGGAAAGAAAAGTTACTCTGGATAACGGGCATGAAATTAAGCCCGAAATAATTTTTGTAGCCGCAGGAAGAACTCCGAACACTGATATAAAAGGAATAGAACTGTTAAATCTTTCGATGAACGGTCGTTATATCAAAACAGACAACAATTTAAAAACAAGTGCAGATAATATTTATGCGATTGGCGATGTTACAGGTCTTGTTCCATTGGCTCATACAGCTTCTCATCAGGGTGTTGCCGCTGTTGAAAATATTCTTTTGAATAAGCAGGCAAATATTAATTATGAAGCAATTCCTCATATTGTCTACGGAAATCCGGAGTTATGCTCGGTAGGATTAAGAGAGCAAGATTTAGTAAGAAAAAAAATTGAATATAAAGTGAGTACTTTCCCAATAAGCGCAGCAGGAAAATATTTTATAGAAGATGAACTGGAAGGGTTTGTAAAAGTTCTTTCATCTGAAGACAAAATTCTCGGAGTTCATATTGTTGCAGATCACGGCTCAGACTTGATTCAGCAGGCAGCAATAGCAATCAGTAACGGATTAACTGTCAAACAGCTTCAAGAAACTATTTTTGCTCATCCGACTTATTCTGAAGCACTATACGAAGCTTTTTTAGGTATAGATAATAAAGCTTTGCATCTTCCACCCAAGTAG
- a CDS encoding lipoyl synthase — MHQRLPDWIKRGIIDTEKTKFVRRILKKHNLNTVCDSARCPNKGECYAKNTATFMILGKICTRNCRFCSCEAGGKQLRNKNGKFLLEDLSISGSFNGKETEPINCEEPKLVAQAIAELGLNYAVITSVTRDDLPDGGAGHFAGTIQEVKKLTPEVKIEVLTPDFQGNKQSIDKVINAKPDVFNHNIETVKRLYFVARPQANYENSLKFLDYIKEQAPEIYTKSGFMVGLGETVEEIKELLCDLKKHNCDIVTIGQYVQPTKNNLKVEKYYTPQEFENLKQEAIKIGIKHIISSPLARSSYKASEVKIN, encoded by the coding sequence ATGCATCAACGTCTTCCTGATTGGATTAAAAGAGGAATAATAGACACAGAAAAAACAAAATTCGTCAGAAGAATTTTGAAAAAACATAACCTTAATACTGTTTGCGATAGTGCAAGATGTCCTAATAAAGGGGAATGTTACGCAAAAAATACGGCTACATTTATGATTTTAGGCAAAATATGCACAAGAAATTGTCGTTTTTGCAGTTGTGAAGCAGGAGGAAAGCAACTTAGAAATAAAAACGGCAAGTTCCTGCTGGAGGATTTGAGTATTTCCGGTTCATTCAACGGAAAAGAGACAGAACCGATAAATTGCGAAGAGCCAAAACTTGTCGCGCAAGCGATTGCAGAACTGGGCTTAAACTATGCGGTAATAACTTCAGTAACAAGAGATGATTTGCCTGACGGAGGTGCAGGGCATTTTGCAGGAACAATTCAAGAAGTAAAAAAACTTACTCCCGAAGTAAAAATTGAAGTTTTGACTCCGGATTTTCAAGGAAATAAACAATCAATAGATAAAGTAATTAACGCAAAACCTGATGTGTTTAATCATAATATTGAAACAGTAAAAAGGCTTTATTTTGTTGCAAGACCACAGGCAAATTATGAAAACTCTCTTAAATTTTTAGACTATATAAAAGAACAAGCTCCTGAGATTTATACAAAATCAGGCTTTATGGTGGGACTTGGCGAAACTGTAGAAGAAATTAAAGAATTATTATGTGACCTAAAAAAACATAATTGTGACATCGTAACAATAGGACAATATGTACAGCCGACTAAAAACAATTTGAAAGTCGAAAAATACTATACCCCTCAAGAATTTGAAAATTTAAAGCAAGAGGCAATAAAAATTGGGATTAAACATATTATTTCTTCTCCTCTTGCAAGAAGCTCATATAAAGCCTCAGAAGTTAAAATTAACTGA
- a CDS encoding flagellin: MGIVVNTNVNSLLVQRSLSSASSEIGKSLQRLSTGSRINKAADDAAGLTISESLRSQARGSQVASQNAQTGVNLLQTAEGDLGIIQDNLQRIRDLSVQASNDTNGTSERTAIQSEVKQRLDEITRLAKGSKFNSINLLDGSKTKLNFQIGANSGSTTNAIDVASSANGTSPLSDATASGLGISITTDQTLATASAASAYIDTIDKAISDVSSRRSTIGSIQNRLDSAIQSLSVKYENMSASESRIRDVDVAKEAASLTKNQILQQASATLLAQANQAPQVALTLI, from the coding sequence ATGGGTATTGTAGTAAACACAAACGTTAACTCTCTTTTAGTTCAAAGAAGTTTATCATCAGCATCAAGTGAAATTGGAAAATCACTTCAAAGATTATCAACAGGCAGCAGAATCAACAAAGCTGCAGACGATGCTGCAGGCTTAACAATTTCCGAAAGCTTGAGATCACAGGCAAGAGGCTCTCAGGTAGCTTCTCAAAACGCGCAAACAGGCGTTAACCTCTTACAAACGGCAGAAGGCGATCTCGGTATTATTCAAGACAACCTTCAAAGAATAAGAGATCTTTCTGTTCAAGCGTCAAACGATACAAACGGAACAAGTGAAAGAACAGCAATTCAATCAGAAGTTAAACAGCGTTTAGATGAAATTACAAGACTTGCAAAAGGATCTAAATTCAATTCCATTAATTTATTAGACGGAAGTAAAACAAAACTTAACTTCCAAATCGGTGCAAATTCAGGATCTACTACAAACGCTATTGACGTTGCAAGCAGTGCTAACGGCACAAGCCCTCTTAGTGACGCTACCGCATCAGGATTGGGTATCAGTATTACAACAGATCAAACACTTGCGACTGCTTCAGCAGCATCTGCTTACATTGATACAATTGACAAAGCAATTTCTGATGTATCCTCAAGAAGATCAACAATCGGTTCGATACAAAACAGGTTAGATTCAGCTATTCAAAGCTTATCAGTTAAGTATGAAAACATGTCAGCATCCGAATCAAGAATCAGAGACGTAGATGTTGCAAAAGAAGCTGCTTCTTTAACCAAAAACCAAATATTGCAACAAGCTTCCGCTACATTGTTAGCTCAAGCTAACCAAGCGCCTCAGGTAGCATTAACACTAATTTAA
- the aroF gene encoding 3-deoxy-7-phosphoheptulonate synthase codes for MLIVMKPGVSEEEIEKVVSLIETKGFDAHISRGEINTVIGAVGGKVIDRRDIELLESVQEVIKITSSYKLVSRAFQRENTIITVGNAQIGGDELAVIAGPCAVESLEQLESVAEKLSKCGIKFLRGGAFKPRTSPYSFQGLGEEGLKYLRQVADKYNMHVVSEIMDISQISMLLEYVDIFQVGARNMQNFNLLRELGYINKPVLIKRGLSATIDELLMSAEYIMAGGNRNIILCERGIRTFETATRNTLDISAIPVIKKISHLPIIVDPSHATGLRDKVAPMSRAAIAAGADGITIEVHNCPDEALCDGAQSLYPEQFEKLFGDLKSIAPILGRTL; via the coding sequence ATGTTAATTGTAATGAAACCCGGTGTTTCGGAAGAAGAAATTGAAAAAGTAGTGAGTCTTATCGAAACAAAAGGGTTTGATGCTCATATTTCAAGAGGAGAAATAAACACAGTTATCGGGGCTGTTGGCGGAAAAGTCATTGACAGAAGAGATATAGAACTTTTAGAAAGCGTTCAGGAAGTAATCAAAATAACTTCCAGTTATAAATTGGTAAGCCGCGCTTTCCAAAGAGAAAATACCATAATAACAGTAGGAAATGCGCAAATTGGCGGGGATGAACTTGCTGTAATAGCCGGTCCTTGCGCAGTAGAATCACTCGAGCAGCTGGAAAGCGTTGCTGAAAAACTAAGCAAATGCGGTATAAAATTTTTGAGAGGCGGAGCCTTTAAGCCTAGAACATCGCCCTATAGTTTTCAGGGATTGGGAGAAGAGGGGCTTAAGTACTTAAGACAAGTCGCTGATAAATATAATATGCATGTCGTATCAGAAATAATGGATATTTCTCAAATATCGATGCTTCTTGAATACGTTGATATATTTCAGGTTGGGGCAAGAAATATGCAAAACTTCAACCTTCTTAGGGAGCTTGGCTATATAAATAAGCCTGTACTAATAAAAAGAGGTCTTTCTGCTACTATTGACGAGCTTTTAATGTCAGCAGAATATATTATGGCAGGCGGTAATAGAAACATAATTCTTTGCGAAAGAGGCATCAGGACTTTTGAAACTGCAACAAGAAATACTCTTGATATTTCTGCGATTCCCGTTATTAAAAAAATCAGTCACCTTCCTATTATTGTAGATCCTAGTCATGCAACAGGATTAAGAGATAAAGTTGCACCTATGTCGAGGGCTGCTATAGCAGCAGGTGCTGACGGAATAACAATAGAAGTTCATAACTGCCCCGATGAAGCTCTTTGTGACGGAGCGCAATCGCTTTATCCCGAGCAATTTGAAAAATTATTTGGCGATTTAAAGTCTATTGCTCCTATTTTGGGAAGAACTCTTTAA
- the aspS gene encoding aspartate--tRNA ligase, with protein sequence MQNIETSKLKTHWCTELSEKDTGKRVNLAGWVSNVRDLGGIIFVELRDRSGIIQIVADPIKNTEIHKVFQQLKNEYVINISGLVTQRPQDTFNPNLVTGSIEIYPDKTEILSEAETPPFIIEDGQEINEDLRLKYRYLDLRRPKMLNNLLLRHKITTNIRNYMNSLEFLEVETPILIKTTPEGARDYLVPSRVHPNKFYALPQSPQIYKQLLMVGGIERYYQIAKCFRDEDLRSDRQPEFTQVDIEMSFVDREDIVSVTEGLVTESFKAAGVEVKAPFTRLTYKEAMENYGSDKPDTRFDLKLFDLSDIMQKSSFEAFAEQVQQGGSVRAIRVQGISEYSRKDMDDIRNLAISFGAKGLAWITYGLDGTIKSPILKFLNEEESAEIQKTAKANPGDVIFLVADKNKVVFDVLGRLRLHFGEKLNLIDELKHNLLWVTDFPMFEKDEEENRYVAVHHPFTSPNPDDIAIMETHPDKCRALAYDIIYNGTELGGGSIRIHSSELQKKVFSLMGMSDEETQEKFGFMINSFKYGTPPHGGIALGLDRLVAMLAKTNSIREVIAFPKNSQARCLMTDAPESSSEKQLDELYLKLVIPKKK encoded by the coding sequence ATGCAAAATATAGAAACTTCAAAATTAAAAACACACTGGTGTACAGAACTTTCCGAAAAGGATACAGGAAAAAGAGTTAATCTGGCAGGATGGGTTTCAAATGTCAGAGACCTCGGCGGAATTATTTTTGTTGAACTCAGAGACAGAAGCGGTATTATTCAAATCGTTGCAGATCCTATTAAAAATACTGAAATTCACAAGGTTTTTCAGCAGCTTAAAAATGAATACGTGATAAATATATCCGGGCTTGTTACACAAAGACCCCAGGATACTTTCAACCCTAACCTTGTTACAGGAAGTATAGAGATTTATCCCGATAAAACAGAAATTTTAAGCGAAGCAGAAACCCCTCCCTTCATTATAGAAGACGGACAGGAAATTAACGAAGATCTACGCTTGAAATACAGATATCTCGATCTTAGAAGACCTAAAATGCTTAATAATCTGCTTTTAAGGCACAAAATTACTACAAATATCAGAAATTATATGAACTCTCTTGAGTTTTTAGAAGTAGAAACGCCTATATTAATTAAAACTACTCCTGAAGGTGCAAGAGATTATCTTGTTCCAAGCAGGGTTCATCCAAATAAATTTTATGCACTGCCACAATCACCACAGATTTATAAACAATTATTGATGGTAGGCGGCATTGAAAGATATTATCAGATAGCAAAATGTTTCCGTGATGAAGACTTAAGGTCTGATAGACAACCGGAATTTACTCAGGTAGATATAGAAATGTCTTTCGTAGACAGAGAAGATATTGTTTCTGTAACAGAAGGTCTTGTCACAGAATCCTTTAAAGCAGCAGGAGTTGAAGTTAAAGCACCTTTTACAAGATTAACGTACAAAGAAGCTATGGAAAACTACGGTTCAGACAAGCCGGATACCAGATTTGACCTTAAACTTTTTGATTTAAGCGATATTATGCAAAAAAGTTCCTTTGAAGCTTTTGCAGAACAAGTACAACAAGGAGGTTCTGTCAGAGCTATTCGTGTTCAAGGGATATCCGAATACAGTCGTAAAGACATGGATGATATAAGAAATCTTGCTATTTCTTTTGGGGCAAAAGGTCTTGCCTGGATAACTTATGGACTTGACGGAACAATCAAATCTCCTATACTGAAATTTCTTAACGAGGAAGAATCTGCTGAAATCCAAAAAACAGCCAAGGCAAATCCGGGAGATGTTATTTTTCTTGTTGCAGACAAGAATAAAGTTGTTTTTGATGTTTTAGGCAGGCTGAGATTGCATTTTGGAGAAAAATTAAATCTTATTGACGAATTAAAACACAATTTATTGTGGGTTACTGATTTTCCAATGTTTGAAAAAGACGAGGAAGAAAATAGATACGTAGCTGTTCATCATCCTTTTACTTCTCCAAATCCGGATGATATAGCTATAATGGAAACCCATCCCGATAAGTGCCGTGCTTTAGCTTATGACATAATATATAACGGAACTGAATTAGGTGGAGGCAGTATAAGAATTCACTCTTCCGAGCTTCAGAAAAAAGTCTTCAGCTTAATGGGCATGTCTGATGAAGAAACTCAGGAAAAATTCGGGTTTATGATAAATTCATTCAAATACGGCACACCACCGCATGGAGGAATTGCTCTTGGTTTAGACAGGCTAGTTGCAATGCTTGCAAAGACAAATTCAATTAGAGAAGTCATCGCTTTCCCTAAAAACAGCCAAGCAAGGTGCTTAATGACTGATGCTCCGGAAAGTTCTTCAGAAAAACAGTTGGATGAGCTCTATCTGAAATTAGTTATTCCAAAGAAAAAATAA
- the kdsB gene encoding 3-deoxy-manno-octulosonate cytidylyltransferase: MPNAAIIIPARYASTRLPGKPLIKINGKTIIQWVYERACLSKLAQDVIIATDDERIFQSVKEFGGHVKMTSSSHQSGSDRIAEIAKENPDIDIIVNVQGDEPLISPESIDNAINCLISDKDADISTLIREITTKEEILNPNIVKVITDNSGKALYFSRAAIPYEREADQTKFYAHIGLYAYKRNSLLKMTELKQTNLEKAECLEQLRALQNGMIIKTVVVDYKPIGIDTPADLEEFKQRLIN, from the coding sequence ATGCCTAATGCAGCAATAATTATTCCGGCAAGGTATGCTTCTACAAGATTACCCGGAAAACCCCTTATAAAAATTAATGGTAAAACAATAATTCAATGGGTTTATGAAAGAGCTTGCCTGTCAAAACTTGCGCAGGATGTAATAATTGCTACAGATGATGAAAGAATATTTCAGTCAGTAAAAGAATTTGGAGGTCATGTAAAAATGACCTCTTCTTCTCATCAAAGTGGCAGCGATAGAATTGCAGAAATAGCAAAAGAAAATCCTGATATAGACATCATTGTTAATGTTCAGGGTGATGAGCCTTTAATATCCCCTGAAAGTATAGATAATGCAATAAATTGCTTGATTTCTGACAAAGACGCTGATATTTCAACATTAATAAGAGAAATTACAACAAAAGAAGAAATTTTAAATCCGAATATTGTCAAAGTTATTACTGATAACTCAGGAAAAGCACTATATTTTTCGCGTGCTGCAATTCCCTACGAAAGGGAAGCCGATCAGACGAAATTTTATGCACACATAGGGCTTTATGCTTACAAAAGAAATTCTCTGTTAAAAATGACCGAACTAAAACAGACTAATTTAGAAAAAGCCGAATGTCTTGAACAATTAAGAGCTTTGCAAAATGGAATGATCATAAAAACTGTTGTAGTTGATTATAAGCCGATTGGAATTGATACACCCGCTGATTTAGAAGAATTCAAACAACGTCTTATAAATTAA
- a CDS encoding dicarboxylate/amino acid:cation symporter: protein MKLHWQILVALGLGIKRNWHIFLALIGGVVAGIFFPFQGGEPTAFHDFLFLIGQGFIRLIQMVVIPLVVSAIIVGIASMGDSKQLGKIGLKMILYYTLITFTAVVIGLSLAFILKPGQSLQPLINKQEQTAVQEKVAQIDNSKSNVSNLILNMLPGSFLTNQEADTQSETKLVQVIIAVIIFGCAFAFIGDINRPVVSFFESVFAATMKVTDWLMVVAMPGIFSLTFYTVAKGGFESIKELWLYVVAVLLGLSIQLFVTYPLILKLFSKIKATALYQAVAEAMMVAFGTASSSATLPVTIACCERRAGISSKICSFVLPIGATMNMDGTALFQSLAVVCIAQAYNVHLSLLSIILIAVLSIIASSASAGIPSAGLITLALIVKGSLGLSIEQVAPIYVLIFAIDRLLDMFRTVINVTSDTVVASIIASGEGELDYDLLGNQEVWKEVV from the coding sequence ATGAAATTACACTGGCAAATTTTAGTAGCGTTAGGACTTGGAATAAAAAGAAACTGGCATATTTTTCTTGCTTTAATCGGCGGTGTAGTTGCAGGGATATTCTTTCCATTTCAGGGAGGCGAACCTACAGCCTTTCATGACTTTTTATTTCTTATAGGTCAGGGGTTTATCAGACTTATTCAAATGGTTGTAATTCCCCTTGTTGTCAGTGCGATCATAGTTGGAATTGCAAGTATGGGTGACAGTAAACAGCTGGGCAAAATCGGATTAAAAATGATTTTGTATTATACTCTAATTACTTTTACTGCTGTAGTTATAGGTCTTTCTTTAGCTTTTATACTAAAACCTGGTCAGAGTTTGCAGCCTCTTATTAATAAGCAAGAGCAGACTGCCGTTCAAGAAAAAGTAGCCCAGATTGATAACAGTAAGTCTAATGTTTCAAATCTTATTTTAAATATGCTTCCGGGATCTTTTTTAACAAATCAGGAAGCTGACACTCAATCAGAAACAAAATTAGTTCAGGTAATCATTGCCGTAATAATTTTTGGATGCGCTTTTGCCTTTATAGGCGATATAAACAGACCTGTCGTGTCTTTCTTTGAATCAGTTTTTGCTGCGACAATGAAAGTAACAGACTGGTTAATGGTTGTTGCAATGCCGGGCATTTTTTCATTAACCTTTTACACTGTAGCAAAGGGCGGATTTGAATCCATAAAAGAACTATGGCTCTATGTAGTAGCAGTATTATTAGGCTTATCAATACAATTATTTGTAACTTACCCGTTAATACTTAAATTGTTTAGCAAAATAAAAGCAACTGCTTTATATCAGGCAGTAGCAGAAGCGATGATGGTAGCCTTTGGAACAGCCAGCAGTTCGGCAACATTGCCTGTAACTATTGCCTGTTGCGAAAGAAGAGCAGGTATTTCAAGCAAAATTTGCAGTTTTGTTCTGCCTATAGGCGCCACAATGAATATGGACGGTACAGCTTTATTCCAATCACTCGCAGTGGTTTGCATTGCTCAAGCTTATAATGTCCATTTAAGCCTTTTAAGTATAATTCTCATTGCTGTTTTATCAATTATAGCTTCAAGTGCATCAGCAGGAATACCAAGTGCAGGTTTAATTACACTTGCTTTAATTGTGAAAGGAAGCTTAGGTCTTTCAATTGAGCAGGTTGCTCCTATTTATGTTCTTATATTTGCTATTGATCGTCTGCTTGATATGTTTAGAACTGTTATAAATGTAACCAGCGACACTGTTGTGGCTTCAATAATAGCATCGGGGGAAGGCGAACTTGATTATGATCTTCTTGGAAATCAGGAAGTTTGGAAAGAAGTAGTATAA
- a CDS encoding acyl-CoA dehydrogenase family protein — translation MAGQFELGSKHIECMKVANQNLREAQDINPKETAKKLIEKTYGFLPSESHVYDDYLGLTVALEEISKISSDAASVIADQVLIREIFKAYGNNNASEVLNSKETIGLLCSESGLTSISNISTKAIRNNGQWTITGKKQIYNEQLSSDSYLVFAQDEEGLIRLFILNSDQLNINTINKNIASSKVSLTQAIIDVTINETAHVGVISDEFEHVQTVARTVIAATSIGIAHSALIASIGVAKEVKNDEGQAISSSQNIQFTLADMFAEIEASRMLTYFSANSIDENKSNIKIATMAKVKASDIAAKSSIDALHILGNIGYIANTEFANVVLRAVDNQVKGGTNRTQMSKIYKYMLAKK, via the coding sequence ATGGCTGGACAATTCGAATTAGGATCAAAACACATTGAATGCATGAAAGTTGCAAATCAAAACTTACGTGAAGCACAGGATATAAATCCAAAAGAAACCGCAAAAAAATTAATCGAAAAAACTTACGGTTTTCTTCCGTCAGAAAGTCATGTTTATGATGACTATCTGGGATTAACTGTAGCTCTTGAAGAAATTTCAAAAATTTCATCTGATGCTGCATCAGTTATAGCTGATCAAGTTTTAATCAGAGAAATCTTCAAAGCTTATGGAAACAATAATGCAAGTGAAGTTTTAAATTCAAAAGAAACAATTGGTCTTTTATGCTCTGAATCAGGTTTAACCTCAATAAGCAATATTTCAACAAAAGCAATCAGAAATAATGGCCAATGGACAATTACCGGCAAAAAACAAATTTATAATGAACAGCTTTCATCTGACAGCTATCTGGTTTTTGCTCAAGATGAAGAAGGTTTAATAAGACTATTTATTCTTAATTCAGATCAATTAAATATTAATACAATTAATAAAAATATTGCTTCTTCAAAAGTTTCATTAACACAGGCAATTATTGACGTAACAATTAATGAAACCGCTCATGTTGGCGTGATTAGTGATGAATTTGAGCATGTTCAAACAGTAGCCAGAACTGTTATTGCTGCAACCTCAATAGGTATCGCTCACAGTGCATTGATTGCAAGTATTGGCGTTGCTAAAGAAGTTAAAAATGATGAAGGTCAGGCAATTTCTTCAAGCCAGAATATACAGTTTACTCTGGCAGACATGTTTGCAGAAATTGAAGCTTCAAGAATGCTTACATATTTTAGTGCTAATTCGATTGATGAAAACAAATCTAATATCAAAATTGCTACAATGGCAAAAGTTAAAGCTTCAGACATAGCAGCAAAATCCTCGATTGATGCTCTGCATATATTAGGAAATATTGGATATATTGCAAATACAGAATTTGCAAATGTTGTTCTAAGAGCCGTTGATAACCAAGTAAAAGGCGGTACTAACAGAACGCAAATGTCTAAAATATACAAATATATGCTTGCCAAAAAATAA
- the thiC gene encoding phosphomethylpyrimidine synthase ThiC, with protein sequence MTQLESAKRKEFTPEMNAVAIKEDISPEELMQKVGEGKIVILKNINHENVIPTGVGEGLSIKVNANLGTSNQRSCLEEELIKLDMAEKTGADAIMDLSTGQNITKTRKEIMSRAKVPVGTVPVYQAGVESIREKESVLELDKDRLFSAIEEQCRDGVDFITVHCGVTKAVISALKEQKRVTGIVSRGGSMHAAWIEGHKKENPLYEFYDELLDIVKTYDTTISLGDGLRPGCGADAGDRAQVMETIVLGELVNRARKAGVQSMVEGPGHVPLNLVSGMIQTIKTLTHGAPLYVLGPLVTDIAPGYDHITSAIGGTLAAMSGADFLCYVTPSEHIGLPNLEQVRQGVITCKIAAHAADVAKGRKSAVERDKQMSIARMNLDWSKQAEYAIDKDIFENIDDGSPCTMCGEYCSMKLVKQYL encoded by the coding sequence ATGACTCAATTAGAATCAGCAAAAAGAAAAGAATTTACTCCTGAAATGAATGCAGTAGCAATAAAAGAAGATATTTCTCCTGAAGAGCTTATGCAAAAAGTCGGTGAAGGAAAAATAGTAATCCTTAAAAATATAAACCACGAAAATGTAATCCCGACCGGTGTTGGAGAAGGTCTTTCAATAAAGGTTAATGCTAATCTTGGTACCTCTAACCAAAGAAGCTGCCTTGAGGAAGAATTAATTAAACTTGATATGGCAGAAAAAACAGGCGCAGATGCAATAATGGATCTCTCCACGGGACAGAATATTACTAAAACAAGAAAAGAAATCATGTCGAGAGCAAAAGTCCCTGTCGGTACAGTTCCTGTTTATCAGGCAGGTGTTGAATCCATAAGAGAAAAAGAATCAGTGCTTGAACTTGATAAAGACAGATTGTTTTCAGCAATTGAAGAACAATGCAGAGATGGTGTTGATTTTATAACTGTTCATTGCGGAGTTACAAAAGCTGTGATTAGTGCATTGAAAGAACAAAAAAGAGTTACAGGTATTGTAAGCAGAGGCGGTTCAATGCATGCGGCATGGATTGAAGGACACAAAAAAGAAAATCCTCTTTATGAATTTTATGACGAACTTCTTGATATAGTAAAAACTTACGACACAACAATTTCTCTGGGGGACGGACTTAGACCCGGATGCGGCGCAGATGCAGGCGATAGGGCTCAGGTTATGGAAACTATAGTTCTCGGAGAACTAGTCAACAGAGCGAGAAAAGCCGGTGTTCAATCAATGGTTGAAGGTCCCGGACATGTCCCGCTTAATCTGGTTTCCGGAATGATTCAAACCATTAAAACTCTTACGCATGGAGCGCCTTTGTACGTGCTAGGCCCTTTAGTTACTGATATAGCTCCGGGATATGACCACATAACTTCAGCTATTGGAGGAACTCTCGCAGCTATGTCAGGCGCTGACTTCCTTTGTTACGTAACACCAAGCGAACATATCGGTTTACCGAACTTAGAACAGGTAAGACAAGGAGTGATTACCTGCAAAATTGCAGCACACGCAGCTGATGTCGCGAAAGGAAGAAAAAGTGCCGTAGAACGTGACAAACAGATGTCTATTGCAAGAATGAATCTTGATTGGTCAAAACAGGCAGAATACGCTATCGATAAAGATATTTTTGAAAATATTGACGACGGATCTCCTTGCACAATGTGCGGAGAATACTGCAGCATGAAGCTTGTTAAACAATATTTATAA